The segment AGTTAATCATAAGGTTCTCCGTAGTTTTTGCCGGAATAAAAAGCAGTATATGTCTGGGCATatactactttttattccggCAAAAAGTACATTTCCCGTGGGGAgttcacgcggacgaagccgcaggcaaaagctagttaagaATAGTAGTGTTGTGCAAAGATATTGATTTAATTGAGGTAAATATTTCAAggaaaatacacaaaatttgtgtacatttatttaaattacttaaacagATTGGgtatagttaaaattaatttagggGCAAATGTTGAAATGTCTACTGCTGCGAGACGTGCAGTTTTAGCGCATAAGCTGCCTGTCTCAGTCACACACAACGTCTCCTCTAGACATCacgtaccaaattttattcaaggtGAAGGCGTGTTTCATATGTTTAATGCCCGCTACACACTATAGCCATCTGATAGATGCTGCCGCGAATGAACGAACATTACGTAGTTTTTGCCGCAAGGCATCAAAACCGGCAGTGTGTGGCATTAGTGTATAGCCTGCATAAGTGTCAAGCCGTCGACAGACAACAACAGAAGTTGACGGAGCCGTGACGTGCTGCGTCgcaactgagcaatggggcatggctctaacAGATCGCGTTAGGCTTGCAGTGTGGTTGAGGCCTTAGTTTTAATGCGCACACCATCGCAGATGTGAAGAATAGACATTAAGACATAAGCCgctttttcataatatttataaggaAGAGCTATCCAAAGCCACTATCAACtcgtaatatataattattaataatattagtattatgtaattagaatattttaaagtttcgtTATTGCCTTttctattatgtaaaaatatctaattctTTATGGTTTTGAAACGTGCTATAAAAGATGTCCAGGCAATATATGGAGCTATTAATATCTAAGTTTGTAGTCTGGGGTCCAATCGCAGATTTCTAAATAGATGCATGGGCATTGTCGCCTGTGATTCCTTTGTTTTCTTTAGTATGTTTTCATAATCCTGTACTTGTATACTAGACGTTActgtagatatatttaaattaataaaaacattttgaattcaacatttgttttttttttttattgaaaagtttCAGCTGATGCGTCTGTCTAAACTTCTACTACtcgccactagatggcgccgATTTGAATATCACAATTTTGGtaggtataacaaaaaatataaatgctatTCCTAAATTTCAGCCATGCCCgattgctcagtcgcgctccgtccTTTTAAATTGATGTCCGTCGACAGAACGCAGAAATTCAGATGAGTTACAACGTACGTCAATGCACGTCATTGTCAAagcctatagaaaacaacggagcacgcCAGAAAAAAGGCATGGCTCTTATTCAATAATATCTTTCGCCGCTTGTGTTACCTTGGTTGTattatagaattaaaaaatattctgaacctaagaatattttgttacattctTAAAAGTACCAAATTCCAACCTTTATTAGTACAGGACTAGTTTTGTTTATGAGAAGGAATCGAGTTTTCTAATAACTGTAATTGTTAAGTTCAGGCAAAATCAATACAAATCTGAAGAATTTTGCATTGCTTTCTCAATTGTTTGGTATGGAATGATTAGGAAAACCGTGAACAATTTTTTGGCCTCTGTAATCTCTTGGATGGGATGTGTGTTTAACTtcactaggtacctacattttttttagaacgGCCGAGAAAGCGGTGCGCTTTCAAACTTACACTTTGGTTAGTTTTATGTCAGTGACACTAGATGGCGTTAATAGTTAAAGATTTTTCAGGCAGTCAGGAGCTAAGTTTAGtcgagttttttttatgttgatttgatattatcatggaattagtaggtactcgttgtacgaagtacttactaaatccatggattGTCAgcataaaaagaaaacctaACATTTTGAAAGTGCCTTTTTGCTACCAGCCATCTGCCTGATATTTTTTGCCAATAAGTGCTAGTGTGaagattttaattgaaacgcaaaaatgtcaattattatttttttgatttacatcgatttataaaattacatggtCTAAGTGTATAGAGATAAGACCTAGTTTcacatcaatattaataataacaaatgattTACAAGCATTTGACTAGATTCGTTTTAAAAAGGACAATAATATAGGTAGTATTTAGTTTATCACCATGGAAGTGTGttgtattgataataataataaataaatattaggacaaatcacacagattgagctagccccaaagtaagtttttacTTATCATGTGTTTCTCCACCCAAGTACATATACTGCCATGGTAATTAACGTCTCAGGGAAAACACTTCATAAATCCAGCAGTCAGGGTTTtgctagtatataatttaagtacaagacaataattatcatcatgtaaatattaaagtatccTAGTAAATTTATAGGTAGGCCTGTATTTGTAGGTATGCATGGAAAATATTACGCGATTTATCGGTGAAAGTGAATATTACGTATGGCATGGctgtcttattttttattatacacattttttttgttaaaatacaatataaacaacttcagtcaatttgtatatattctgtgttaacaaaaaaattgatgatTCCGTCTgatttatcatttttcattaaataatatttttcgaactaacaaaacacaataactatttacctataatttatatgaccTACATACAGATCTTTACATCAAATATGAGCGTATACTATTGACTAGAATATTATCATCGCAATACTTAACAAATAACTACAGATTGTTTtactatttacaatatataacacCACTACATGCAGCAAAAGCTTCGTTTCCAGTAATTTTCATTTGGCTAAACAGGAAttctacaatataattttggcAACAAAAGCCACATTGTGTactaaaattagtaattttaattaggatTTCTGTACAGTATTTACACTTATTATCTAAGAATTATATTCgccaaaagtaaatttaatcatcacatttaattaaaatgttaagcTTAATACACAGTTCTTAAAAAACCACTACTATTGAGACGCGATTAGCAAAATCGATATCCAGGAGCCTCTGAAAGTAACATCAGTGATTCAGTTTACTGTTACACAATTGCAAAGTGCTTAGAACTTCTTGAGACAGTCTCGGAAATACTAACAGCAAATAGTTATATTCGTAATTATCTAGTAAAACTGTATAACAGGAAAGTTTGTACACCTTCAATTCATTCAAAACACATACACACGTcatgtcttttatttatatacacaatcTAACATGTTTTCAAACACAGATCTGCAAAATATGTACAAGAGGCTTTTACAATGAGAACAATgatgattttgaaataattacaattttatttatttcatacaccATAATTTTCATGACATGAAAGGGGCAGAAAAAATGTTTCCGTCGCCGGCAACGATGGCCCAAGCCGcgccacagattatataattctGATTTCATTAACTTTAAACAAGGACATTAATACTGCTCGTAATACTTGTTGAGGTTGAGAGCTGAAGCCAAAAGCGCGTTGGTGTCGGTAAATGATGGCGAAACAATGGTAGCCGTGGCGGTGGACTTGGTGCACAGGTCCATGGCAGAATGATGGGCTCTGTGGCCAGCCCTGGATCTCCTCCCGCCACGGCTCCCAGCGAATCAATGATCCGTACTGAAATAAGAATTCTGCATGAGGTACAACTTATCTATAGGGTTAACAACAGCTCCGGTGCCGAGATTCAAGGGCTCGTGACCCTGGTGCCCGCTGTGCTGGTGTGGGTGATGCTGCACTTCCAGGTTCTGAAGGCTCATGGTGTCAGAGGCGCCTTCGTCTAGCTGGTCGAAGTTGCTCCCGTCCAAGGATATGTCTGAGCTGCAAAAGCTGTCGCCGGAATGGGCCGGGTAATCTAGGgacaacattttgtttttaacaatgTATCTATGTATTTGGCGGCTGTTAGTGCTACGGTGAGTCAAACATCTTATATCACTTTTACactgtactagcttttgtccgcggcttcaccccacgtgaattttatagtaaaatctcggtcattctttaaaaaaaatgatgaatagtatgtttaccaattttcaatttttatcttgaaaattgtattaagtcccatacaaattttcaccccccttttgcaaaggggttgagggttaattttcataaaattctgtaacacgtatttattaatttgttataaacaacTAAAACTCAAATGTTCACGTCAcgaacttcaacggtgtagaactttcatataaaaggttttcacccccttcggggtgGAATTTCCGAAAAtactctcttagtgctcacatACACTCTCCACatcctacatgccaaatttcagcttcctacgcccagtagtttcgtctgtacgttgtctgtcagtcagtcactcagtaacgaaagagttttatatacttatatagattgtttatattaaaatgtcttACTATACAGAGGAGAAAACTTTAAACTTTATCCCCTCTCTCATCATTGCGCGTGCCTGATGTCAAACTTGTTTCaaaatgctgttgttgtctatcagctgtgAAGGTATATCTTCTATTAGTCCGTCATCCGCGGCAAGATATGGAATGGTCCGAatttagggcgggaaccacatgCCACTGAACTTAAAACTTACCATCAGGAGAATATGGCAGATTGGGATTCAGGGGCTGGCTCGACGCAGAATATGACCCATCCAACCCCAAGTAATTGCCGTGTTCGCTCGACGGAGACTCTTGTTTAATGCTCTTCTCATCCTTGTCCTTCTCCTTCTCTGTGTTCTTGTCTCCCTCTTGCTTCGCCTTGCGCTGGATCTTTTTCATCTTAGCCCGCTGGTTTTGGAACCAGACTTGGACCACCCTGACGCTTAGACCAGTGTCTTTAGCCAACGCTTCTCTAACCTTCCTACACGGTTTTGGGCTGACTTCAAAAGACGCTTTGAACTGCCTCCGTTGTGCTGAAGTCAGTATTGTTCTTGGGCGTTTCGGGCCCCGCCTTCCGTCACGAGGTCGGTCCGAATCGTCAATAATCATGTCGTCTTCAGCGTGCTGCATCAGGTACATTTCTTTTTCGAAGTCCTGCCTGCAGAATATCTGTCCGGCTCTGATGACATATTGTTCTCCTTTCTGGAGCGGTTGGCAGCACATGACGCAGACGAAGCATTGTATGTGAAAGACGTACTGCTGGGCTCTCATCACCATCTCTTGGGGCAGGAGTCTGTCGCCGCATCTGGTGCATTTGACGCCGAACAATCTGTAGGTAAGTAAGGGAGTAAAGACAAGAGGAAATAGTCACGACGCTCAGCCTTTCGCTTAGCACAATCGCATTGCAAACAATCGCTTTGGCACACCTAACTTGGAAGCGGTAGAAGCAACTTAATCTACTACCAGCCTTGAAAACGTAATACTATAACTAAATCAGAAAACCCGTTTTTCATATGActgatttttttagaaaaatccATTATGAGATAGATTTGCATTATTTCAAGATGCGCTTGACGGATTTTTCTAAGATTGATTGAAAGTGTCAGGTACCTATCGTAATCGGGTTTGCAGTAAAGTTTGGCGTTTCTGGTGTAGCAGGTGTGGGCGAGGGGGCACCCGCAGACGCAGCAGCTGAGGCAGTGCTCGTGCCAGGAGAGGTCCCCCACTCTCATCAGGTACCGGTCCTGTATCTTCTGGCCGCATCCTTCACAGATTTCCACGATTTTCTCCCGTTTGATGCTGGCGCTCAACTCTGGGGAAGAAATCGCTTTGGTTAGTAGCATGTGGTAGTCGTACTTACTGCCGAAAgcataatttaattgttttggtttatttatcAGGTAATGTAAATGGTAATGTTGTTACCATGACCTCAGTCATAAGGGAAAACGACGCATCTGACAATTTTATCGAATATAAGTTGcttacatatttatgtcaAGCCAGTCAATGCttgctttaaaaaatttgatgCATCTTCTTCCGCTATTTTGCACGCAGACTTTTCTCAACTTTTGCGTGgttatataaagtttaatttataaacattacataatacatatttcaGAAAATACAATTCGCAATTGCAaaagaattaataaacatttaaaatttgaaatacgCAGTCAACGAACCGTGCATACAAATATCCCCAAAAGTCAGAACCAATA is part of the Plodia interpunctella isolate USDA-ARS_2022_Savannah chromosome Z, ilPloInte3.2, whole genome shotgun sequence genome and harbors:
- the Lmx1a gene encoding LIM homeobox transcription factor 1-beta — protein: MKKMLEFYTNLNPGLLQDGMQPPLSCSGRTELSASIKREKIVEICEGCGQKIQDRYLMRVGDLSWHEHCLSCCVCGCPLAHTCYTRNAKLYCKPDYDRLFGVKCTRCGDRLLPQEMVMRAQQYVFHIQCFVCVMCCQPLQKGEQYVIRAGQIFCRQDFEKEMYLMQHAEDDMIIDDSDRPRDGRRGPKRPRTILTSAQRRQFKASFEVSPKPCRKVREALAKDTGLSVRVVQVWFQNQRAKMKKIQRKAKQEGDKNTEKEKDKDEKSIKQESPSSEHGNYLGLDGSYSASSQPLNPNLPYSPDDYPAHSGDSFCSSDISLDGSNFDQLDEGASDTMSLQNLEVQHHPHQHSGHQGHEPLNLGTGAVVNPIDKLYLMQNSYFSTDH